The Candidatus Sysuiplasma jiujiangense genome includes the window CTGAACAATCTGCTGAATCTGGCGGCGGGCAGGACGGTTGATGATATTGCAGGAATGCTGGAGAGGGTCCCTCTCATCGATAACATCGCTGAGGGAGTAGAGCGGCTGAAGTCAGAAGGCATCGGCTCTTTTCTCCTGACACATAACCCTGAATACGTTTGTAAATGGTACTCCGGCAGATTTGGCTTCGAGGGGTATATCTGCTCCAGCCAGAAGGTCGACGGAAAAACCATCCGGAGAGCTGAATCCGCAGCGCCTGACAAGCTGGCCTGGCTTGACAAGTTCTGCCGCGCCAGGAAAGTGGAGCTGGAAGGCATACTGCACATAGGGGACAGCGCGAGCGATCGCTCTGTATTCATCCGGACCGGACGCGGCATCGCAGTCAATACAAGGGACAGGTCGATAATATACAGCGCGACAGCATACCTGAACACAACGGACATGAACGATATTGCCGGAAAGGTGCTGGAAATATCAGACGGCACTCAGCTTTTCCGCGAGATCCGATGATTTCTTTTCGAGTATCTCTATTGATTTGATAAGCGCCTCAGACGCGGTCAGTGAGCCGTCCGTCTCAAACTGCATGACAAATCGGGATTCGTCGCCGGTGACTTCGACAGCCCCCCTGGGTGCTGCCTCAACGCAGGCTTTGCAGAGCGTGCACTTTTCGATATCTGTAACAACGATGCTGGATGCCCGCTTTTCAAGTATGTTCACCGGGCAGCAGCCCGTATCGAACTTGTCCAGGTCCAGCCTGTCATAATTGAACTTGACGCTCGGATAGTACCTGTAACCGGGCGACTGGACTGCCTGAAACCTCGCATGCTGTTTACCTGTACCAAGTTCAGCGGTTGCATAAACCAGGACTGCCTGTTTCGGGCCGAGTTTGACAATTGGTATGAATTCATCCTTTACGCGGTACTTTTCGCTTCCCAGAGGTTCCAGATCTCCGGAATAAACGGTGCATGGCCCCTTCTTGTTCAGCGAATACATAACAGTGCAGCTGGGGCAGCCTTCACCCTTGCAGGTGCATTCATTCCTGAAATTGAACTCATCCAGGTAGGTTGGAAGAGGTATGAGGCCGAGTCTGTGAGCTATCATTTCATCGAACAGTGGAGTGACACTCTCGTACTCTGTGCCGTCTTCACCCATTATAGGACCGAGATGAAACTCCACATTGTTGACAGCCATTTTCGGCACTTCTGAGAGAAGCGTTCTCCGCAGCGCATTTACCTGCTGAGGATTCGCATCCGAGACTACAAAGCGAATGAAATTGTCCTTTACTTCCCTGAATTCTATATCCATCTGAGCACCCGTTCAGACCCTTCTGCCACGTCTTCCGCCCTTCTTCTTTGTGCCGTCATGCGGAACAGGGGTAACATCCTCTATTCGCCCAATCTTGAGTCCCGCTCTAGCGAGTGCTCTGATTGCCGCCTGCGCACCGGGTCCGGGTGATGCTGATTTGTTTCCGCCGGGGGCCCTTACCCTGACATGCACCGTATCGATGCCCTTCTCCTTGATCTGCTCAGCAACCCGCTCTGCGGCGCGCATTGCGGCATACGGGGAGGACTCATCCTTGGCTGCCTTGACAACCATGCCTCCGGTACATTTAGCAATTGTTTCAGCGCCTGTTATGTCGGTGACAGTTATGA containing:
- a CDS encoding HAD-IB family phosphatase, which gives rise to MIEMRPEIVTFDIDGTLTVGHGWYYIAEMLGKKDDYLRSTRLYRSGRIDEREHLNNLLNLAAGRTVDDIAGMLERVPLIDNIAEGVERLKSEGIGSFLLTHNPEYVCKWYSGRFGFEGYICSSQKVDGKTIRRAESAAPDKLAWLDKFCRARKVELEGILHIGDSASDRSVFIRTGRGIAVNTRDRSIIYSATAYLNTTDMNDIAGKVLEISDGTQLFREIR
- a CDS encoding DNA-directed RNA polymerase subunit D, which encodes MDIEFREVKDNFIRFVVSDANPQQVNALRRTLLSEVPKMAVNNVEFHLGPIMGEDGTEYESVTPLFDEMIAHRLGLIPLPTYLDEFNFRNECTCKGEGCPSCTVMYSLNKKGPCTVYSGDLEPLGSEKYRVKDEFIPIVKLGPKQAVLVYATAELGTGKQHARFQAVQSPGYRYYPSVKFNYDRLDLDKFDTGCCPVNILEKRASSIVVTDIEKCTLCKACVEAAPRGAVEVTGDESRFVMQFETDGSLTASEALIKSIEILEKKSSDLAEKLSAV
- a CDS encoding 30S ribosomal protein S11 is translated as MKIGIANIFASYNNILITVTDITGAETIAKCTGGMVVKAAKDESSPYAAMRAAERVAEQIKEKGIDTVHVRVRAPGGNKSASPGPGAQAAIRALARAGLKIGRIEDVTPVPHDGTKKKGGRRGRRV